The following proteins are co-located in the Paenibacillus sp. JNUCC32 genome:
- a CDS encoding copper amine oxidase N-terminal domain-containing protein, whose amino-acid sequence MNKQWKKQAAMLMVAAMAVSGGAAAYAAPQTGDIQEQKPVVISAVIDYGVLVNGKEVAGAGFMNAGAKQVMIPLRSVSEALGFELEWNQQDRSAELTQPGSPIWTLVQTGKDQYAVNKMYKSLGAAPVNVKGTLYVPASFFSEVLQVNVAVDGTKVNITSEEEVKKETVVGTITEVIHNEERKAVHINGTGTEGIVLNVDENTVIRDAEGKKIELKDLAKGMKIEAVHSLAMTMSLPPQTYAYEISVKSDKEETEQLATAGDITDINADGGNLRVTIKGKGLTEQSPNEVVLNLTPETVVVNKDGKALKTSDLTDDAEIIGYYGPVLTKSLPPIGNAIKIVLQ is encoded by the coding sequence ATGAACAAACAATGGAAGAAGCAAGCAGCCATGCTGATGGTTGCCGCCATGGCGGTTTCCGGTGGCGCAGCGGCTTATGCGGCACCCCAAACCGGAGACATTCAGGAACAGAAGCCGGTGGTGATCTCGGCGGTCATTGATTATGGTGTGCTGGTCAACGGCAAGGAAGTGGCTGGAGCCGGATTCATGAATGCCGGCGCGAAGCAGGTCATGATCCCGCTGCGCAGCGTATCCGAGGCGCTCGGATTCGAACTGGAGTGGAATCAACAGGACCGCTCTGCGGAGCTAACCCAACCGGGATCGCCGATCTGGACCCTCGTGCAAACGGGCAAAGACCAGTATGCGGTTAACAAAATGTATAAGTCCCTCGGCGCTGCTCCGGTGAATGTAAAGGGCACGCTGTATGTTCCTGCGAGCTTCTTCAGCGAAGTGCTCCAGGTTAACGTCGCGGTTGATGGAACGAAGGTAAACATCACGTCCGAGGAAGAGGTTAAGAAGGAAACCGTGGTTGGAACCATCACGGAAGTTATCCATAACGAAGAACGCAAAGCCGTTCATATTAACGGTACGGGCACCGAAGGAATCGTGCTGAACGTGGATGAGAACACGGTCATCCGCGATGCGGAAGGCAAGAAGATCGAGCTTAAGGATCTTGCAAAAGGCATGAAGATCGAAGCGGTGCACAGCCTGGCGATGACGATGAGCCTGCCTCCTCAAACGTATGCTTACGAAATCAGCGTGAAGTCCGACAAGGAAGAAACGGAGCAGCTGGCTACGGCCGGCGACATCACCGACATCAATGCGGATGGCGGCAACCTGCGCGTAACGATCAAGGGCAAAGGGTTGACGGAACAATCCCCCAATGAGGTCGTCCTAAATCTGACGCCCGAGACGGTTGTCGTGAATAAAGACGGCAAAGCCTTGAAAACGAGCGACTTGACTGACGATGCGGAAATTATCGGCTACTACGGCCCGGTATTGACCAAGAGTCTGCCGCCAATCGGCAATGCCATCAAAATCGTTCTTCAATAA
- a CDS encoding TetR/AcrR family transcriptional regulator, producing the protein MRALPKENDELGQKILDTAQALFNKYGVEDVSMHQVAKTAGIGQGTLYRRYPSKSKICFTLMEAKIDRFMEGLDVYLRNSEGETVAHQLRTVMTKVILHFNEDLEWLRVMLTSDRLEESKNIMCENPPFTYLRSQIKRLLELAAERGELMPLDPLFTSVMLASLPRADIILYMRDMGYSAEQIAEEYCRSFVDPLFIQR; encoded by the coding sequence ATGCGTGCATTGCCGAAAGAGAATGACGAGTTGGGTCAAAAGATTTTGGATACGGCTCAGGCCTTATTTAACAAATACGGAGTCGAAGATGTCTCCATGCATCAAGTGGCCAAAACGGCGGGGATCGGTCAAGGCACCCTATACCGCCGGTATCCCAGCAAGAGCAAGATTTGCTTCACGCTGATGGAAGCCAAGATCGACCGGTTTATGGAAGGGCTGGACGTTTATCTTCGCAATAGCGAAGGCGAAACGGTAGCACACCAGCTTCGGACGGTAATGACGAAGGTGATTCTGCATTTCAACGAGGATCTGGAGTGGCTCAGGGTGATGCTGACCTCTGACCGTCTGGAGGAATCCAAGAACATTATGTGCGAGAACCCGCCCTTCACGTATTTGCGCTCACAGATCAAGCGTCTGCTGGAGCTTGCGGCGGAGCGGGGAGAACTGATGCCCCTGGATCCTCTGTTCACCTCCGTGATGCTTGCATCCCTGCCGCGGGCCGATATTATTCTGTACATGCGCGATATGGGATACAGCGCGGAACAGATTGCGGAGGAGTATTGCCGAAGCTTTGTGGACCCGCTATTTATACAACGCTAA
- a CDS encoding MDR family MFS transporter, translating into MGVGPSSAKIDLSKIKRGPIVAALIIGAFVSILNETLLNIAFPSLMEQFGIGESTVQWLSTSYMLVVGILVPVTALLQLWFTTRQMFIGAMSLFLIGTIICGFSPVFGVLLVGRILQAVGTGLMLPVLMNTILSIYPPQNRGAAMGMIGLVIMTAPAIGPTLSGLIVDALNWRWLFYLVIPLAAFSIVFAAVFLKNVSELTKPKVDYISIILSTIGFGGIVYGFSSAGEGTWSDPKVIWCITAGAISLLLFVWRQLKMEEPMLDLRTFKFPMFSLVTVLMLVLMMSMFSTMIMLPLFLQNALGLTALSAGLVMMPGGIINGLMAPITGKLFDKFGPRVLIIPGLALLSIAIFLFSRIDAAWTGGYVIFLHVMMMIGISMVMMPAQTTALNQLPRLLYPHGTAIMNTLQQVAGAVGMALFISIMTAGAKNYVETTGDLNPVQSMVAGLHNAFVIGLVLAIIAFVLGLFVKRTSSPVEEKQSAA; encoded by the coding sequence ATGGGAGTGGGGCCAAGTTCGGCCAAGATTGATTTAAGTAAAATAAAAAGAGGGCCGATCGTTGCCGCACTGATTATCGGAGCGTTCGTGTCCATCTTGAATGAGACATTGCTGAACATCGCTTTCCCAAGCTTGATGGAGCAGTTTGGCATTGGGGAGTCGACGGTGCAGTGGCTTTCCACATCTTACATGCTGGTTGTCGGTATTCTGGTGCCGGTCACGGCGCTGCTGCAGCTTTGGTTCACGACAAGACAGATGTTTATTGGCGCTATGTCGCTATTCCTGATAGGTACGATTATATGCGGCTTCTCGCCGGTATTCGGGGTGCTGCTGGTAGGTCGTATTCTGCAAGCCGTCGGAACGGGGCTTATGCTGCCGGTTCTGATGAACACCATACTTAGCATTTATCCGCCTCAGAATCGCGGAGCCGCAATGGGAATGATCGGTCTGGTCATCATGACGGCACCGGCGATCGGGCCGACGCTTTCCGGTTTGATCGTGGATGCGCTGAACTGGCGCTGGTTGTTCTACCTGGTCATTCCGCTTGCTGCGTTCTCCATCGTGTTTGCCGCGGTGTTCCTGAAGAACGTATCGGAACTGACCAAGCCGAAAGTCGATTACATTTCGATTATTCTGTCTACCATCGGTTTCGGGGGAATCGTATATGGATTCAGCAGTGCCGGCGAAGGTACCTGGTCTGATCCGAAGGTCATATGGTGCATTACGGCCGGGGCTATCAGCTTGCTGCTCTTCGTATGGCGCCAGCTGAAGATGGAGGAACCGATGCTGGATCTGCGTACCTTCAAATTTCCGATGTTCTCCCTCGTGACCGTGCTGATGCTGGTACTTATGATGAGCATGTTCTCCACCATGATCATGCTGCCGCTGTTTCTGCAGAACGCTCTGGGCTTGACTGCGCTATCGGCGGGTCTGGTCATGATGCCGGGCGGGATCATCAACGGATTGATGGCGCCGATTACAGGGAAACTGTTCGATAAATTCGGACCGCGCGTTCTGATTATTCCCGGCTTGGCGCTGCTGAGCATCGCCATCTTCCTGTTTTCGCGCATCGACGCTGCATGGACGGGTGGTTATGTCATCTTCCTTCATGTTATGATGATGATAGGGATTTCAATGGTTATGATGCCGGCCCAAACCACGGCTTTGAACCAGCTGCCGCGCTTGTTGTATCCGCACGGAACGGCGATCATGAATACGCTGCAGCAGGTGGCGGGAGCTGTCGGTATGGCGCTCTTTATCAGCATCATGACTGCAGGTGCTAAAAATTACGTTGAAACAACCGGGGATCTCAATCCGGTGCAAAGCATGGTTGCCGGTCTTCATAATGCTTTCGTAATCGGACTTGTTCTTGCAATCATCGCTTTCGTGCTGGGCTTATTTGTTAAACGTACGTCTTCACCCGTTGAAGAAAAACAGTCTGCCGCATAA
- a CDS encoding glycerophosphodiester phosphodiesterase: MEVRGLAHRGYPLKYPENTMLGFRKALELGFSHLELDVQLTKDGVPVVIHDPTVNRTTDGTGAINAFTLEEIRKLDAGRGEVIPTLEEALLFAKDRMIVDIELKQMGDTYPGLEQKVIDVIKDTGMEKQVFLTSFDHYSIERARSLDPDIELGLVIYGATPSVFPYLEQIGARYVSVKYVYVTPSFMEEARKRGIQLIVWTPDDEAVLASLAQYPELLIVTNNLEGWAKVYKEEIALNA; encoded by the coding sequence ATGGAAGTACGTGGATTGGCCCATCGAGGGTATCCGCTCAAATATCCGGAGAACACGATGCTGGGCTTTCGGAAAGCGCTGGAGCTTGGCTTCTCGCACCTGGAGCTGGATGTCCAGCTGACGAAGGACGGCGTGCCTGTCGTGATACATGATCCCACGGTTAACCGGACGACCGACGGAACCGGAGCGATCAATGCCTTCACGCTGGAGGAAATACGCAAGCTGGATGCAGGCCGGGGGGAAGTCATCCCCACGCTGGAGGAAGCGCTGCTTTTTGCCAAGGATCGGATGATCGTTGACATCGAGCTGAAGCAGATGGGGGACACTTACCCCGGTTTGGAACAGAAGGTTATTGACGTGATCAAGGATACGGGCATGGAGAAGCAGGTATTCCTGACCTCCTTCGATCATTATTCGATTGAACGGGCCCGTTCCCTTGATCCTGACATCGAGCTGGGGCTTGTGATTTACGGGGCGACGCCATCGGTCTTTCCTTATCTGGAACAGATCGGCGCTCGCTATGTGTCCGTCAAATATGTATACGTGACCCCTTCGTTTATGGAGGAAGCGCGCAAGCGGGGGATTCAGCTCATCGTCTGGACGCCGGATGACGAGGCGGTATTGGCATCCCTTGCCCAGTATCCTGAACTCTTGATCGTAACGAACAACTTGGAAGGCTGGGCCAAAGTGTACAAAGAAGAGATTGCACTGAATGCTTAG
- a CDS encoding carbohydrate ABC transporter permease: protein MKDNYMAGSAKNRKTIMALRVIGAVIVTLVMFFPVYWLLISALKTQSEMRMAVPTFWPETFAWQNFAEAFRVIPYARFFGNTLLMAVGTIILQLNVALMAAYAFAKGKFWGRDALFLLVLAALIVPEQVIFVPVYVMMSKLDWLNTFWALIVPHGASAYAIFLLRQAFKSINNDVLEAARVDGAGRFSILYKLLFPMAMPTIVTMGVLIFISSWNSYFWPLIMTNNNDMRVLTVGIAMLRDSIAGNEAMFFNVIMASSVMAIIPIVLVFTVMQKHIVAAMANSTFK from the coding sequence ATGAAGGATAATTATATGGCTGGATCCGCCAAGAACCGAAAGACCATAATGGCGCTCCGCGTGATCGGGGCCGTGATCGTGACCCTCGTCATGTTCTTTCCGGTGTACTGGCTGCTGATCAGCGCGCTCAAGACGCAGTCTGAGATGCGGATGGCCGTTCCTACATTCTGGCCGGAAACCTTTGCCTGGCAAAACTTTGCCGAAGCCTTCCGTGTGATCCCTTACGCGCGGTTCTTCGGCAATACCTTGCTCATGGCGGTCGGAACCATTATTCTGCAGTTGAACGTGGCGCTCATGGCCGCTTATGCCTTCGCGAAGGGGAAGTTCTGGGGACGGGACGCGCTGTTCCTGTTGGTGCTTGCCGCGTTGATCGTGCCGGAACAGGTAATTTTCGTTCCCGTGTACGTCATGATGTCCAAGCTCGATTGGCTGAATACCTTCTGGGCGCTCATCGTGCCTCACGGGGCGTCCGCCTATGCGATATTCCTGCTCCGGCAGGCGTTCAAATCGATTAACAACGACGTGCTGGAAGCGGCGCGCGTGGATGGAGCCGGCCGATTCTCCATTCTGTACAAGCTATTGTTCCCGATGGCGATGCCGACGATCGTCACCATGGGCGTGTTGATCTTCATCTCGTCCTGGAACTCGTATTTCTGGCCGCTGATCATGACCAACAACAACGACATGCGCGTGCTTACGGTCGGTATTGCGATGCTGCGGGATTCCATCGCCGGGAATGAAGCGATGTTCTTCAACGTCATTATGGCGTCCAGCGTCATGGCGATCATCCCGATCGTGCTGGTCTTTACGGTGATGCAGAAGCATATCGTGGCCGCGATGGCGAACTCGACGTTTAAATAA
- a CDS encoding carbohydrate ABC transporter permease produces MPMETNKAMTKAASDRATASVSKRMSHTLIEKWKDFSFAVPALLFMGVFLYYPLGYSIYISFTNWNMTRPVKKFVGVDNYTRLLSNSDFYHSLKVTFLYTVMDVVFTLVIGLLLALLLNVSSSRLFGFLRGVVFMPYYISMVVAAMVFTWIYNGQYGLLNSIVSWFGMEPVEWLTNPSTALPALVAVSVWKGVGFAMILFIAGMRGIPAEYYEAASIDGASKFRQFRNITLPLLSPMTLFLVITSFISSMQVFQSIDVMTGGGPLKATNAIVYWIYTMAFDEFKTGRASALVMILFVIILLLTLVQWVVSRKKVHYEG; encoded by the coding sequence ATGCCTATGGAGACCAATAAAGCAATGACCAAGGCGGCGTCCGATCGGGCGACCGCTTCGGTCTCTAAACGGATGTCTCATACGTTGATCGAGAAGTGGAAGGACTTCTCGTTCGCAGTTCCGGCCTTGCTGTTTATGGGCGTGTTCCTGTATTATCCGCTGGGTTATTCCATCTACATCAGCTTCACGAATTGGAACATGACCCGTCCCGTGAAGAAATTCGTGGGCGTCGATAACTATACGCGCTTGCTGTCGAACTCGGATTTCTATCACTCCTTGAAGGTCACGTTCTTGTATACCGTCATGGACGTTGTATTCACGCTGGTCATCGGGCTGCTGCTGGCCTTGCTGCTCAACGTGTCATCGTCAAGGTTGTTCGGTTTCTTGCGCGGCGTCGTTTTTATGCCCTATTACATCTCGATGGTAGTCGCGGCCATGGTATTTACATGGATTTACAATGGACAATACGGGTTACTGAATTCCATTGTTTCCTGGTTTGGCATGGAGCCGGTCGAATGGCTGACCAACCCTTCGACGGCATTGCCGGCGCTGGTTGCCGTTTCGGTCTGGAAGGGCGTCGGGTTTGCGATGATCCTCTTTATTGCAGGCATGCGCGGAATTCCGGCCGAGTATTACGAGGCGGCCTCCATTGATGGAGCCAGCAAGTTCCGGCAGTTCCGCAACATTACGCTGCCGCTCTTGTCGCCGATGACCCTGTTTCTGGTCATCACCAGCTTTATCTCCTCCATGCAGGTGTTCCAGTCGATCGACGTCATGACGGGCGGCGGTCCGCTCAAGGCAACGAATGCGATCGTGTACTGGATCTATACGATGGCCTTTGATGAATTCAAAACGGGAAGAGCCTCGGCGCTTGTCATGATTCTGTTCGTCATCATATTGCTGTTAACATTGGTACAATGGGTGGTCAGCAGGAAGAAGGTGCACTATGAAGGATAA
- a CDS encoding ABC transporter substrate-binding protein encodes MKKKSWLLMLLTIFMVITTACGGGGGSESAGGEVSLDDVEAASMDMKNDTTPVKIQYWHAHADAQLEGLNYMIAEFQKKYPHITVEPVFQGGYPDLHKKLSAAVAANDVPAVTNVEVASLPNFADSGVFSDLGPWIKRDEVKMDDFAKGMLNAYAFNGKQYGFPLIVSTSVFVYNKTMLDELGVEPPQKWDEIDDFNAKVTKKEGDKTTRYAFSVPGWDTWYYDPWNINGGGQILTEDLSASAVETEDSLRYLQNFYKWQNEGSMHMGFGKGASDNMRQMFLNGEIAMVQHSSALLKMYRENADFEVGVSFIPGDKVRTSNIGGAGIVMMDGAEDLEKEAAWKFIEFMTSAEHNIKWAESVGYLPTRKSAIESEEGDQYFERWPQYRAVYEHFDEVTPRLQHPAYPEFSEVYKEVIGEMVLNKKDPIPLMQDAAKKINDILADYE; translated from the coding sequence ATGAAAAAGAAATCATGGTTGTTAATGTTATTGACCATATTTATGGTGATTACCACGGCTTGCGGAGGCGGCGGTGGAAGTGAAAGCGCCGGAGGAGAGGTTTCGCTGGATGACGTGGAAGCCGCTTCGATGGATATGAAGAACGACACGACACCCGTTAAAATCCAATACTGGCATGCCCACGCGGATGCCCAGCTTGAAGGCTTGAACTACATGATTGCCGAATTCCAGAAGAAATACCCTCATATCACGGTTGAGCCGGTGTTCCAAGGCGGTTATCCTGATCTTCACAAAAAATTATCGGCTGCAGTGGCTGCGAATGACGTGCCGGCTGTTACGAATGTCGAGGTTGCGTCCTTGCCAAACTTTGCGGACAGCGGAGTGTTCTCTGATTTGGGCCCATGGATTAAGCGCGATGAAGTGAAGATGGACGATTTCGCCAAAGGGATGCTGAATGCATATGCATTCAATGGCAAGCAATATGGATTCCCTCTGATCGTCAGTACCAGCGTGTTTGTATACAACAAAACGATGCTGGACGAGCTGGGCGTAGAGCCGCCGCAGAAGTGGGATGAGATCGATGACTTTAATGCGAAGGTAACGAAAAAAGAAGGCGACAAAACGACCCGTTATGCCTTCTCCGTTCCAGGCTGGGATACGTGGTACTACGATCCGTGGAACATTAACGGCGGCGGACAAATCCTGACGGAGGACCTGAGTGCTTCCGCTGTCGAGACCGAGGATTCTCTCCGGTACCTCCAGAATTTCTACAAATGGCAAAATGAAGGCAGCATGCATATGGGCTTCGGTAAAGGAGCTTCCGACAATATGCGCCAGATGTTCCTGAACGGCGAAATCGCCATGGTTCAGCATTCATCGGCTTTGCTCAAGATGTACCGCGAGAATGCGGACTTTGAGGTTGGCGTATCCTTTATCCCTGGAGATAAAGTGCGGACCTCCAATATTGGCGGCGCGGGGATCGTCATGATGGACGGCGCCGAGGATCTGGAGAAAGAAGCGGCTTGGAAATTCATCGAGTTCATGACTTCGGCGGAGCATAACATTAAGTGGGCTGAATCCGTAGGATACCTGCCGACAAGAAAATCCGCAATCGAGTCTGAAGAAGGCGATCAATATTTCGAAAGATGGCCGCAGTATAGAGCGGTATACGAGCACTTCGACGAAGTAACGCCGCGTCTGCAGCATCCGGCTTATCCTGAATTCAGCGAAGTCTACAAAGAAGTCATCGGGGAAATGGTATTGAACAAAAAAGATCCTATACCACTTATGCAGGATGCAGCCAAGAAGATCAACGATATTCTGGCTGACTATGAGTGA
- a CDS encoding glycerol-3-phosphate responsive antiterminator: protein MTDQGSRRLPVIASITKLEQIDAAVNSAVERVNLMTGDIMKLRDIVNRLHSSGKKVFVHLEMVSGIGRDNSAVQYLADSYKIDGIITTKTNTVLASRQAGISSIQRVFAIDTTALGTAVKMIGQARPNEVELMPGLMPRVIRDLKKEIHCPLIVGGFLRSEEEIDEALANGADLVSTGDTRFWT from the coding sequence ATGACAGATCAAGGGAGTCGCCGTCTTCCCGTTATTGCTTCGATTACCAAGCTGGAACAGATCGATGCGGCTGTGAACAGCGCGGTGGAACGGGTGAACCTGATGACAGGCGACATCATGAAACTAAGGGATATCGTAAACCGACTGCACTCCTCAGGCAAAAAAGTGTTTGTCCATCTGGAAATGGTAAGCGGCATCGGCCGGGATAATTCGGCAGTGCAGTATTTGGCGGATTCGTACAAGATCGACGGGATCATTACGACGAAGACGAATACGGTATTGGCTTCGCGCCAAGCAGGCATCAGCTCGATACAGCGCGTGTTCGCGATCGATACGACAGCTTTGGGAACCGCAGTGAAGATGATCGGACAAGCACGTCCGAATGAAGTGGAATTGATGCCGGGACTTATGCCTCGCGTCATCCGCGATCTGAAGAAGGAGATTCACTGTCCGCTCATAGTGGGAGGTTTTTTACGAAGCGAAGAAGAAATCGACGAGGCGCTGGCGAACGGCGCAGACCTCGTATCTACGGGAGACACGCGTTTTTGGACGTAA
- a CDS encoding DinB family protein has product MNSYCTYALHQIEVAVVSVVAIIDKLDERDLLVKPTEGKHSVGELLKHIAVICRADFHISGGATQEEMSAYYAGVSLNNLKDIQAELLSNYSYLEQAFREMTEEELHQEMTSYWGVTYSRYEWLLEIVAHLYHHRGQLHAMLVHCNGKDPKIPLFE; this is encoded by the coding sequence ATGAATTCCTATTGTACATATGCCCTGCATCAGATCGAGGTGGCTGTCGTCTCGGTTGTCGCGATTATCGATAAGCTGGATGAACGGGATTTGCTCGTCAAGCCGACGGAAGGCAAACATTCGGTCGGAGAGCTGCTCAAGCATATCGCCGTCATCTGCCGGGCCGATTTTCATATATCCGGAGGAGCCACCCAAGAGGAGATGAGCGCCTATTACGCAGGCGTGTCGTTAAATAACCTGAAGGACATACAGGCGGAGTTATTGAGCAACTATTCATATCTGGAGCAGGCGTTCCGAGAAATGACGGAAGAGGAGCTTCATCAGGAGATGACCTCTTATTGGGGCGTCACCTATTCGAGGTACGAATGGCTGCTCGAAATCGTGGCGCACCTGTATCACCACAGGGGGCAGCTGCACGCGATGCTGGTTCACTGTAACGGGAAGGACCCGAAGATTCCTTTGTTCGAATAG
- a CDS encoding amylo-alpha-1,6-glucosidase has protein sequence MDYRVIKEGDVFFLTGLNGDIVQGDDQGHGLYTKDTRFLSRMELFIDGEKPSLLSSTGDKSYVASFRLMKDAKDEGAIEVLRERFIYDGVLYERCTLTNYFVTDSNIEFGVSFDADFQDMFLVRKYRTGEVGKMEGIRTGDQELTLAYVGADKLRRQTRIAWDADGGNADDTGTVSFSLSLKAKEQKVITFFVTPMTERQPAAETLTYEEGLKKLEASYEAWYGNSSQLQSDSALFSGLYQRGLQDLRMLTTDVGFGDTTVAGLPWFAVPFGRDSLITALFMLPANPQLAKGTLRTLAAYQGEKTDPWRDEQPGKIMHEIRYGELVTTNQSPFSPYYGTIDSTPLFLALIGEYYRWTGDLSLAEELKPNVLRALDYIDAALEAGSGFMAYKQEAEKGFPNQGWKDSANSIIHENGEYAESPIALSEVQGYVYQAKQSLVPVFAELGEPELARKLETEAEELRVRFEAAFWMEDEQCYAIALDKDQRQVRSVTSNPGHLLMSGLPEESRSKAQAERMLRSDMFNGYGIRTMSTGSTGYYPVSYHNGSVWPHDNAMILLGLGKQGFKAEAGKVISGLLQASVHFEYQRLPELFCGHDAKLGHPVPYPTTCSPQAWAAGTSIVFLQAMLGLYPNAAKKEIALSPFLPEGMNELKAERIAIGSGHLSVSVVRKADSSAFHVEVLENTTGFDLVS, from the coding sequence ATGGACTACCGCGTAATTAAAGAAGGAGACGTGTTTTTTCTGACCGGGCTTAACGGAGATATCGTCCAGGGGGACGATCAGGGCCATGGTTTGTATACGAAGGATACGCGTTTTCTGAGCCGCATGGAGCTGTTCATCGATGGCGAGAAGCCTTCGCTTCTGTCCTCCACGGGGGATAAAAGCTATGTGGCCTCCTTCCGCCTGATGAAGGATGCCAAGGATGAAGGGGCGATCGAAGTGCTTCGGGAACGCTTCATCTATGATGGCGTCTTGTATGAGCGCTGTACGTTGACCAATTACTTTGTGACCGATTCGAATATCGAGTTCGGGGTTTCCTTCGATGCGGATTTTCAGGATATGTTCCTGGTCCGTAAATACCGTACGGGCGAAGTCGGCAAAATGGAAGGGATTCGGACAGGCGATCAAGAGTTGACGCTGGCCTACGTCGGCGCCGACAAGCTGAGAAGGCAGACGCGCATTGCCTGGGATGCGGACGGCGGCAATGCGGATGATACCGGCACGGTTTCGTTCTCCTTGTCCCTGAAAGCCAAAGAGCAGAAGGTGATTACGTTCTTTGTCACGCCGATGACGGAGCGGCAACCCGCAGCAGAGACGCTGACTTATGAAGAGGGGCTGAAGAAACTCGAAGCCTCGTACGAAGCTTGGTACGGAAACAGCTCGCAGCTCCAGTCGGATTCCGCGCTGTTCAGCGGCTTGTACCAGAGAGGATTGCAGGATCTGCGCATGCTGACGACGGATGTAGGCTTCGGCGATACAACGGTAGCCGGATTGCCATGGTTCGCGGTTCCGTTCGGCAGAGACAGCTTGATCACGGCGCTGTTCATGCTTCCGGCGAACCCGCAGCTTGCCAAAGGAACCTTGAGAACGCTGGCGGCTTATCAAGGCGAGAAGACGGACCCTTGGCGGGATGAGCAGCCGGGCAAAATCATGCATGAGATCCGCTATGGAGAACTGGTCACGACGAACCAGTCCCCGTTCTCGCCGTACTACGGCACCATCGATTCCACGCCGCTGTTCCTGGCGCTGATCGGCGAGTATTACCGCTGGACGGGCGATCTCTCCTTAGCGGAGGAGCTCAAGCCGAACGTGCTGCGGGCACTGGATTATATCGATGCCGCGCTCGAAGCGGGCTCCGGCTTCATGGCCTACAAGCAGGAAGCCGAGAAAGGCTTCCCGAACCAGGGCTGGAAGGATTCCGCCAACTCGATCATCCATGAGAACGGCGAGTATGCGGAATCGCCGATCGCGCTGTCGGAGGTTCAGGGTTACGTGTATCAAGCGAAGCAATCGCTGGTACCCGTCTTCGCGGAGCTGGGCGAGCCGGAACTGGCCCGCAAGCTGGAAACGGAAGCCGAGGAGCTTCGCGTCCGTTTTGAAGCGGCCTTCTGGATGGAGGATGAGCAGTGTTACGCCATTGCGCTGGATAAGGATCAACGCCAGGTACGCAGCGTAACCTCGAATCCCGGGCATCTGCTCATGAGCGGATTGCCGGAAGAGAGCCGCTCGAAGGCGCAAGCCGAGCGGATGCTTAGAAGCGACATGTTCAATGGATACGGCATCCGCACGATGAGTACTGGCTCCACCGGCTACTATCCGGTGAGCTATCACAATGGGAGTGTATGGCCGCATGACAATGCCATGATCCTGCTGGGTCTCGGCAAGCAAGGATTCAAAGCTGAGGCAGGCAAGGTGATTTCCGGTCTGCTCCAGGCATCCGTGCATTTTGAATACCAGCGTTTGCCTGAGCTGTTCTGCGGTCATGATGCGAAGCTGGGCCATCCCGTTCCTTACCCGACAACCTGTTCGCCGCAGGCTTGGGCGGCGGGAACCTCGATCGTCTTCCTGCAGGCGATGCTCGGATTGTATCCGAACGCGGCGAAGAAGGAAATCGCGTTGTCCCCGTTCCTTCCGGAAGGGATGAACGAACTGAAGGCCGAACGGATTGCGATCGGAAGCGGGCACCTGTCGGTAAGCGTTGTGCGTAAGGCTGACAGCAGCGCGTTTCATGTGGAAGTGCTTGAGAATACAACCGGATTTGACCTGGTTAGCTGA